The window CCCTCCGCTCAGGCCCACAGAACCACGTCGGCAGGGCGCCTGAAGGCGCTGCGCCGGCGGGGGCCGTAGGCGGCGTTTTCGGAGAAGTTGCCAATTGGCAACTTCTGGGATCGAGGCCCCTGCCCTTCCCCAAGATCGTCGCTCGTGGTGGGGTTGGTGATGTCTAAGCGCGCGATTCGACAGCAGGAGTTTGATCTGTTCGTCCCTCGGATGAACAGCCTGCCGCTGAAGGATCAGCGCGAGGTCATGGAACGGCCGTTCTTCTCGCTGTCGAAGCGCAAGCGCCTGAAGCCGATCGAATACACCAGCCCCGACGGTGAGGTCTGGGTCCACGTCAGCGCCAACCCCGCTTTTGGCATCGCCACCATCTGGGACGCCGACATCCTGATCTGGGCGACCTCACGCATCAATCAGATGCGGGAGGCCGGCGAGAACGACCTGCCCCGGACCCTGCACACCACGACCTATGATCTCCTCAAGGCGATCAAGCGCGACACCGGCGGCAAGGGCTATCGGGAACTCCAGGCCGCTCTTCAGCGGCTGGAGGCCACGACGATCCAGACCTCGATCCGGGGGACTAAGCGCAACACCAAGGCGCAGTTCGGCTGGCTCGACGAATGGATGCTGGAGTCGGACGCGGTCACCGGCGCCCCCAAGGGCCTGACCCTCACCTTGTCCAACTGGGTCTATGAGGGGGTCATCAAGGACCGGTCGTTGCTGACCCTGCACGCCGACTATTTCGCCCTCTCCGGCGGCGTTGAACGCGCCATCTATCGGATCGCGCGCAAGCACGCCGGTGATCAGGCCTCGGGCTGGACGTGCCGGGTTAGCGTGCTGCACGAAAAGACCGGCAGTGAGAGCCCGCTGAAGCAGTTCAACTACCTGCTCAAGCGGATCGTCGCCGCCAACGACCTGCCCGAATACGACGTCAGTTTCGTCAACGCCGCGAACAACTCGCCGGCCGTCCATTTCATCCGCCGCGACGCCGTCGAACGCGCCGCGCTCAAGGCGGATCTGGCTCGCCTGGCCGCTGATTCGGAGCGCCGGGTCCGCGAGGACGCCCGCACGCTTGCCGTCGATGGCATGTTTGAGAAGCGCAGGGTCCCACCCTCGGGGGAACGATGACCTATTCCACGGGGGAACGGTGACCCGAGGCACGGGGTTTCAGTGACCTTTGGCTCGGGGTATTGGTGACCGAGGCCTTTCGGAAACCCCTGCGGCCTATGGGGTTTCCAGGCTTTTGGCGGCCTTTAACTCTGTCTAACTTTGTCCATAAGAATTCTCTAACGGGGCGCGGCGGACAGGCTGGCTTGCCGTCGCCTTGAACCATGAGGGTTCAGGCTCGGCGCGCTGTTAACTCATTCTTCATTGTATCTGACCGAAAACTTGGCAAATTCCAGCTATCTCGTTGGATATTTGCAAAGGAGGAGGCCATGGCGAAACTTGCACTCGCGGAAAGTGCGGTCTCTGGACCCGTCCTCCTCGACGCCATGACGGCGCTCAGCGACCGCGCCCATGACGTCATCACCCGCCTGCGGGCCACGGTGTTCGCGCCCGGCGAGGAGAAGATCGTCGATCTGCGCTTCACGATCACCAAGGCCGCCGAAATGGTGGGCCGGACTTCTGAAGCGATCCGCCAGGCCGAGGCCGATGGCCGCCTCCCCGCCCCCAGGCTTAGCGCCTCGAAGCGGCGGGAAGGCTACAGCCTCGCCGAGATCAACCATATGCGCGATGTCTTCGGGACCCGGCCACGTCGTGGGCCCGAGGATCCGCCGATCGTCCTGGCGGTTCAGAACTTCAAGGGCGGCGTCGGCAAGAGCACCCTCACCTGCCATGTCGCGCAGTACCTCGCGCTCAAGGGCTACCGGGTCGCGGTGATCGATTGCGACAGCCAGGCGAGCACCACGACCATCTTCGGGTTCAATCCCGACATCGACATCGATGACGAGGAGACCCTCCTCCCCTTCTTCCGTCACGGCGGAGAACCGGACCTCAAGTATGGCCTGCGGGCTACCGCTTGGCCGGGCATTGATCTGATCCCCGCGAACCTCGGGTTATACCAGGCGGAATATGAGGCGGCGGCACGGCTTCGCGGCAATCCGGACGCCCTGGACCGCCTGCGTCGCGGCGTCGAGGGTATGGCCGTCGACTATGACGTGGTCCTACTGGATCCGCCGCCGGCGCTAGGGATGCTGTCGCTGGCGGTACTGCGCGCCGCCAACGCCCTTTTGATCCCGACGCCGCCTTCGACCGTGGACTTTGCCTCGACCGCCCACTTCCTGCGGATGATCGTGGAGACCCTGGAGGTCATGCAGAACCATCTGGGCGCGCGGGGCTATCATTTCCTCCGCGTGGTCGCGACTAAGGTCGATGAGGGCAAGAGCGCCCACACCCAGATCCGCGACATGATGGAGGCGGTGTTTGGCGCCGACATGCTGTCGGCCTCGCTGCTCGACTCCGCCGAGATCGACAATGCCAATGTGCAGCTGCGCACCGTCTATGAGCTGACGGGTCCGGCGACGAAGACCTATGAGCGCTGCCGAAACAACCTCGACCGCCTGAATGGCGAGATCGAGCTTCTGATCCGCAAGGCGTGGCCCAGCCATCGGCCGGACCTTCGCCGGCTGGGTTTAGGGTAGGGGAGGGCGGTCATGGCATCCACCACAGGCAAGAACCGCTCGATCCTCGCGGGCCTGGTAGCCCCAGCGGTCACTGAAACCCCGACGTCGGAGCGGGGTGCGCCCGCAACCGAGCGCTTGAGCACGCGGCTGACCGGGCTTGCCCGCGTCACGGCCGGCGACATCAAGGAAAAGACGCTCAAGCTGGTCGATCCGGCCCGATGCCGGATGTGGGAGCGGCACAATCGCCGCTACGACCTCCTCAACGAAAGCGTCTGTGGCGATCTTCTTGAAAGCCTTCGCTCCCAGGGGGAGCAGGAGTTTCCCGCGATCGTGCGGCGGGTCGAGGGTGACCCGGACTACGATTTCGAGGTCATTTGCGGTGCACGCCGTCACTGGGCCGTTAGCTACCTCAAGAATGTCGAGCATCGCGATATCCGCTACCTCGTCGAGGAGCGCGAACTTACCGATGAGCAGGCCTTCCGTCTGGCCGACGTTGAGAACCGGTCACGCAAGGACATCAGCGACTACGAGCGGGCCCTGGATTACCGCCACGCCGTTGAAACCTTCTATGGCGGCACGGCGCAGCGGATGGCTGAGCGGCTGGAAGTGCCAAAAGCCTGGCTGTCCCGCTTTCTCGACCTCGCCAAGCTGCCGACCGATGTCGTCGAGGCCTTCGGCGATGTGCGACAGCTGCGCGAGAACCATGCCCGCGAGATCAAACCCCTCCTGGCTGACGGCGCGTCGCGGCCTCGGGTGATGGCCGAGGCCAAGCGCCTGGCGGTTCAGCAAGCGGAAATGATCGCCAAGGGTCACGGGCCTTTAGACGCCCCGAAGGTCCTGGCGCTCCTGAAGCGGGCCGCGGCCGGTGACGCGAAACCTGTGGCCAAGGCGGGCAAGCCGGTCACGGCCGTGATCAATGCAGCGGGCGCGACCCTCTTCACCCTGGCGCGCAAGGGGTCGAAGAAGGTGGTCCTGGAACTGGCGCTCGATGCCGACGCCAGCAACGCGGATTTCGCCGAGGCTTTCCAGCGCGAGCTGCTCCGGATGCGCCCCAAGGGCTGAAGTTGCCAATTGGCAACTTCCGGATTCCGGCCCCTAAGCGGGCGCCTCGTCCCCCTCCAATGTCGCCGAGTTGCCAATTGGCAACTTCTGCAAATCGTCGGGGTATCAGTGACCGGCCGGGGCCGCCCGAGAGGGCGCCCGAAGCCCACAAACACCGGGCATAAGCCACATCTTGGCCTGAAGCGCTGACGAGCCTGTGGCTCGGTTGCGAGCGCGAAGGCAAGGCCAAGTCAGCATGAGAAAATCGTCCGTCCGCCCGGCGAGGGGGCTGACCCCCGCCTTGGCGGCGTGGGCGATTCTTCCTGTCGCCGCCGCGGCGGTCCTCGGCGCCAGCCTGCCGCAGCCGGCGCTCCTCTGGAACCGCAGTCCAAGCGAGCCTTTGGGGCTCTATGTCCGCACCCTGGGGCATCCCGTCCGTGGCGCGATCATCGCTTTTCAAGCGCCCGGGCCGGCCTTTCCCTATGCCGATGGGCAGATGGATTACCTGCGCCGGATTCCAATCCTGAAGGCGATTGCCGCCGGGGAGGGCGATCACGTCTGCACCGATGGCGGCACGCTGACGATCAACGGGATCCGTCGCGCGCCGGTGCTCACCCATGACAGCCGGGGTGTGGGCTTGCCGCGTTGGGCCGGTTGCCGCGCGCTGGCGCGCGGCGAGTTCTTCGTGTTCTCCGATCGCATCCCGAACAGCTTCGACAGCCGCTATTTCGGGCCGGTGACGACGCGCGAGATCCTCGGCGTCTTCCGGCCGCTGAGCCCCTCAATTCATACCCCTGGAGATCGATGATGGATCCTGCGGCCCTTGCTGCTCTTTGCGCCCTCCTGGCCCGGGGCGAGACGGCTCAGCCCGTCCCAACCGGCGTGAACTGCCCAGGGGTGTATGCCCCCGCCACGCCGTTCGCGGGAGCCACTCCGCCCGCCCGGTCCCTGGCCACGCTGGTCTCCTCGCCCGATGCGCGGGAGGCCATCGCGCGGGTCGCCTATGCCGAGGCCGCGAACCAGGGCGACAGTGGCCTGGCGGGCGTTGTCTACACGATCATCAATCGCCTCGCCGATGGCCGCTGGGGCGGGTCGGTCGAGGCGGTCGTCAATGCCCGGCGCCAGTTCGAGCCGGTGATGCGCGCGGGGGGCAGCTGGCGCAGCCTGCCCGCGGTCTCTGAGGCCAGGCAGGCGCGGATCGACACCATCATCAATCTGGCCCTGGAGGGCCGGCTACCCGATCCCACCAATGGCGCCAGGTTCTTCCAGAACCCGCAGATCGTGGCCGGCCGGGCGGCCCGCGGCGAGGTCTCGGCAGGGCTGGTGAACTTCGGGGGCGCCCCGCCTTCGGCGGTGATCGGCGCGCATAGCTTCTACGTGGAAGCGGGCAGGGGAGGGGGCTCGACGCCGGGCGCCGGACGGTCGGCCGCAGCGCCTCGCGGCCGTGCGGTATCCGACCCTTGGCAATCCGCCGGGGGCGCGATCTTCGCGGGTGAGAACCGGGCCCTCGTGGCTCCTGTCGCCGCCGCCGTGGCGGCGTCTACGGAGACCTTGGACGGGGCGGGCGAGGGCGGTGATCGCCGGCCTCAACCGGCCGATAGCGCGCGAGCGATCTTCGTTCGCCAGGACGGGACAGTGACCGCGTGGCGGCAGTGATCACGCTGCCTGCCAGGAGCCATCGAGGTCGGCATAGTCCGCATCGACGTCGCTGGGCAGGAAGCTCGTGACTGGCTCGTCGGCCATCGCCGACTGCGCCATCAGATCGAAGTCTGGAAGGGCCTCGGCTTCGGCCTGGAGGGCGCTCTCGGGGCTTTCTTCAACGTCGCCTCCGGGGCGCAACGAGAGCGGCACATTGCCCAGCAGCTCGCGCACGGTGAGGCGGTCGCGGATGCCCTCGACACGGCGGTCGATGATGTCGACCAGGCGTGCGAGGAGCTCGGCGTCACCGGCCAGGAGATCGTCACCGGCCTCGGCCAATAGCGCGCCGCCGATGATGATCTTGGCGCGGGTTTCCCGCTTGCGCTGGTTGATCGA of the Phenylobacterium sp. LH3H17 genome contains:
- a CDS encoding AAA family ATPase, translated to MAKLALAESAVSGPVLLDAMTALSDRAHDVITRLRATVFAPGEEKIVDLRFTITKAAEMVGRTSEAIRQAEADGRLPAPRLSASKRREGYSLAEINHMRDVFGTRPRRGPEDPPIVLAVQNFKGGVGKSTLTCHVAQYLALKGYRVAVIDCDSQASTTTIFGFNPDIDIDDEETLLPFFRHGGEPDLKYGLRATAWPGIDLIPANLGLYQAEYEAAARLRGNPDALDRLRRGVEGMAVDYDVVLLDPPPALGMLSLAVLRAANALLIPTPPSTVDFASTAHFLRMIVETLEVMQNHLGARGYHFLRVVATKVDEGKSAHTQIRDMMEAVFGADMLSASLLDSAEIDNANVQLRTVYELTGPATKTYERCRNNLDRLNGEIELLIRKAWPSHRPDLRRLGLG
- a CDS encoding S26 family signal peptidase, with amino-acid sequence MRKSSVRPARGLTPALAAWAILPVAAAAVLGASLPQPALLWNRSPSEPLGLYVRTLGHPVRGAIIAFQAPGPAFPYADGQMDYLRRIPILKAIAAGEGDHVCTDGGTLTINGIRRAPVLTHDSRGVGLPRWAGCRALARGEFFVFSDRIPNSFDSRYFGPVTTREILGVFRPLSPSIHTPGDR
- a CDS encoding cell wall hydrolase; its protein translation is MYAPATPFAGATPPARSLATLVSSPDAREAIARVAYAEAANQGDSGLAGVVYTIINRLADGRWGGSVEAVVNARRQFEPVMRAGGSWRSLPAVSEARQARIDTIINLALEGRLPDPTNGARFFQNPQIVAGRAARGEVSAGLVNFGGAPPSAVIGAHSFYVEAGRGGGSTPGAGRSAAAPRGRAVSDPWQSAGGAIFAGENRALVAPVAAAVAASTETLDGAGEGGDRRPQPADSARAIFVRQDGTVTAWRQ
- a CDS encoding replication initiator protein A encodes the protein MSKRAIRQQEFDLFVPRMNSLPLKDQREVMERPFFSLSKRKRLKPIEYTSPDGEVWVHVSANPAFGIATIWDADILIWATSRINQMREAGENDLPRTLHTTTYDLLKAIKRDTGGKGYRELQAALQRLEATTIQTSIRGTKRNTKAQFGWLDEWMLESDAVTGAPKGLTLTLSNWVYEGVIKDRSLLTLHADYFALSGGVERAIYRIARKHAGDQASGWTCRVSVLHEKTGSESPLKQFNYLLKRIVAANDLPEYDVSFVNAANNSPAVHFIRRDAVERAALKADLARLAADSERRVREDARTLAVDGMFEKRRVPPSGER
- a CDS encoding ParB/RepB/Spo0J family partition protein, coding for MASTTGKNRSILAGLVAPAVTETPTSERGAPATERLSTRLTGLARVTAGDIKEKTLKLVDPARCRMWERHNRRYDLLNESVCGDLLESLRSQGEQEFPAIVRRVEGDPDYDFEVICGARRHWAVSYLKNVEHRDIRYLVEERELTDEQAFRLADVENRSRKDISDYERALDYRHAVETFYGGTAQRMAERLEVPKAWLSRFLDLAKLPTDVVEAFGDVRQLRENHAREIKPLLADGASRPRVMAEAKRLAVQQAEMIAKGHGPLDAPKVLALLKRAAAGDAKPVAKAGKPVTAVINAAGATLFTLARKGSKKVVLELALDADASNADFAEAFQRELLRMRPKG